A DNA window from Hydractinia symbiolongicarpus strain clone_291-10 chromosome 6, HSymV2.1, whole genome shotgun sequence contains the following coding sequences:
- the LOC130648314 gene encoding uncharacterized protein LOC130648314 produces MLYGSETWAVKQEDLDRLERNDMRMFRWMCNASLRDRKSLDELRSRLSLRRIKDVIQIRRLNWLGHLERMEEDNWVRKCRDLIVPGAKPRGRPRKTWQEVIRTDLIERKLSLDLTQSRSDWKRVINIPRPTHASMENGVY; encoded by the exons atgttgtacggtagtgagacatgggcagtgaagcaggaagatcttgaccgtttagaaaggaatgatatgagaatgtttaggtggatgtgtaatgccagtctgagagacagaaagagtttagatgagctaagaagcaggctaagtctccgtagaattaaagatgttatccagataagaagattgaattggctggggcacttggaaagaatggaggaggataattgggtaagaaagtgtagagacttgatagttcctggggcaaagcccagaggcagaccgagaaagacttggcaggaggttataaggacagacttgatagagaggaagttgagtttagatctaacacagtctagatcagattggaagagggtcattaatataccccgtccaacccatgctagcatgga aaacggggtatattaa